A genomic stretch from Halalkalibacillus sediminis includes:
- a CDS encoding DUF948 domain-containing protein, whose product MNLLHIAALIAAIAFLVLVIFLARTLMSVTKTLDNVASTVDSLEGQLQGITTETTQLLNKTNHLADDISQKTDKVNVLFDGVKGIGHTVQDFNQSLQKLSSEIEQQASNHSDTTTQTVKWGEAAIHLYKRYKGKK is encoded by the coding sequence ATGAACTTGCTACATATCGCCGCACTGATTGCAGCAATAGCATTTCTAGTTCTAGTCATATTCTTAGCAAGAACTCTTATGTCTGTGACAAAAACATTAGACAATGTAGCTAGTACGGTAGATTCATTAGAAGGCCAACTTCAAGGGATAACGACCGAGACTACACAACTTCTTAACAAAACAAATCATTTAGCAGATGACATTTCGCAGAAAACAGATAAAGTAAATGTTTTATTCGATGGTGTTAAGGGAATTGGTCATACTGTGCAGGATTTTAATCAATCGTTGCAGAAGTTATCAAGTGAGATAGAACAGCAAGCTAGCAATCATAGTGATACTACTACTCAAACCGTAAAATGGGGAGAGGCTGCAATTCATTTATACAAAAGATACAAAGGTAAAAAATAA
- a CDS encoding aminopeptidase: MKDPRIEKLADLLVNYSVKLNKGEKLLIENTGIQQELVSAIIEKAYEVGGHPFVELKDPKIMRTLLKGANETQMKSWENYEAHVMEDMDAYIAIRSGDNINELSDVPSDKNKLFGQTLMNVHRKIRVPKTKWCVLRFPNESMAQLAEMSTEAFEDFYFDVCTLDYEKMNRAMDALKKKMEETDEVQIKGPGTDLKFSIKDIPVIKCAGEMNIPDGEVYTAPVRDSVNGTLTYNTPSPYQGFTFENVQLKFENGKVVEASANDSERIEEVFNTDEGARYIGEFAIGINPYILHPMKDILFDEKIDGSFHFTPGQAYDDAYNGNDSSIHWDMVCIQREDYGGGEMYFDGELVRKDGRFVIPELKGLNPDQLK; this comes from the coding sequence ATGAAAGACCCACGAATCGAAAAATTAGCAGATTTACTCGTCAATTATTCAGTCAAACTAAATAAAGGCGAAAAGTTACTGATCGAAAATACTGGTATTCAACAAGAACTAGTATCCGCAATTATTGAAAAAGCATACGAAGTTGGTGGACATCCTTTCGTTGAATTGAAAGACCCTAAAATCATGCGCACATTATTAAAAGGTGCAAATGAAACTCAAATGAAATCCTGGGAAAATTACGAAGCCCACGTGATGGAAGACATGGATGCTTACATAGCAATCCGTTCGGGTGACAATATCAACGAACTTTCGGATGTTCCTTCTGACAAAAATAAATTATTTGGTCAGACACTAATGAATGTGCACCGAAAAATTCGCGTTCCTAAAACAAAATGGTGTGTTCTGCGTTTCCCTAATGAATCAATGGCACAGCTTGCTGAAATGAGCACAGAAGCATTTGAAGATTTCTATTTTGATGTATGTACGTTGGATTACGAAAAAATGAATCGCGCAATGGATGCATTGAAAAAGAAAATGGAAGAGACTGATGAAGTTCAAATCAAAGGGCCAGGAACTGATCTAAAGTTTTCTATAAAAGATATTCCTGTCATCAAGTGTGCTGGAGAAATGAACATTCCAGATGGTGAAGTATATACTGCTCCCGTACGCGACTCAGTGAATGGGACATTGACTTATAACACACCTTCTCCATATCAAGGATTTACTTTTGAGAATGTGCAATTAAAATTCGAAAACGGAAAAGTGGTTGAAGCTTCTGCCAATGATTCAGAACGTATCGAAGAAGTTTTCAATACGGATGAAGGCGCAAGATATATCGGGGAATTCGCTATTGGGATCAACCCATACATTCTTCATCCAATGAAAGATATTTTATTCGATGAGAAAATTGACGGCAGCTTCCACTTCACTCCAGGTCAAGCATATGATGATGCTTATAATGGTAACGATTCATCTATCCACTGGGATATGGTATGTATCCAAAGAGAAGATTACGGTGGTGGAGAAATGTATTTCGACGGAGAGCTTGTCAGAAAAGATGGACGCTTCGTAATTCCCGAACTCAAGGGATTAAACCCAGATCAATTAAAATAA
- the murC gene encoding UDP-N-acetylmuramate--L-alanine ligase, whose translation MSTYHFIGIKGTGMSSLAQILHDSGETIQGSDIEKTFFTEEVLRKKNIEILPFSEENIKGDLIVIAGNAFSDDHEEIVKAKELGLPFYRYHEFLGEWLQKYTSVAVTGAHGKTSTTGLLAHVLKENVPTSYLIGDGTGLGHPDSQYFAFEACEYRRHFLAYEPDYAIMTNIDFDHPDYFKNVDDVFRAFQEMALKVKKGIIACGDDEYLQKIHANVPVMYYGLSEGNDFQAQNIKESSEGTTFEVYVRSTYYDEFTIPTYGTHSVLNALSVIAICHYEDFSADQIKKISTFEGVKRRFTETDWVDGQILIDDYAHHPIEIEATIESARKKYPEKEVVAVFQPHTFTRTRQFIDEFADSLSGADHVYLCDIFGSAREKSGSLKIEDLQSKIEGSELLNEGDTTVLKTHKESVILFMGAGDIQKYQEEFQNLA comes from the coding sequence ATGTCGACTTACCATTTTATTGGAATAAAAGGAACAGGGATGAGCTCACTTGCTCAAATCCTTCATGATTCAGGTGAAACCATTCAAGGGTCTGATATTGAAAAAACGTTTTTCACAGAAGAAGTTTTACGCAAAAAGAACATTGAGATTTTACCTTTTTCCGAGGAAAATATAAAAGGTGATTTAATCGTGATTGCAGGTAATGCTTTCAGCGATGATCATGAAGAGATTGTAAAAGCAAAAGAATTAGGTTTACCTTTTTATAGATACCACGAATTTCTTGGTGAGTGGTTACAGAAGTACACAAGTGTTGCTGTCACAGGCGCTCACGGGAAAACTTCAACGACTGGATTACTTGCTCATGTACTAAAGGAAAATGTGCCAACATCTTATTTAATCGGTGATGGAACTGGGCTAGGACATCCTGATAGTCAATATTTTGCATTTGAAGCATGTGAATACCGTAGGCATTTCCTTGCCTATGAACCAGATTATGCAATTATGACAAATATTGATTTTGATCATCCTGATTATTTCAAAAACGTAGATGACGTTTTCAGAGCTTTTCAGGAGATGGCATTAAAGGTGAAAAAAGGCATTATTGCATGCGGTGATGATGAATATCTTCAAAAGATACATGCCAACGTACCAGTTATGTACTACGGATTATCTGAAGGTAATGACTTTCAAGCACAAAATATTAAAGAATCTAGTGAAGGTACAACATTTGAAGTCTATGTCCGAAGTACTTATTATGATGAGTTCACGATACCGACCTACGGAACGCATAGTGTCCTAAATGCATTAAGTGTAATAGCTATCTGCCACTATGAGGATTTCAGTGCGGACCAAATCAAGAAGATTTCAACATTTGAAGGGGTTAAACGTCGCTTCACTGAGACTGATTGGGTAGACGGGCAAATTTTGATTGATGATTATGCTCACCATCCGATTGAAATAGAAGCCACAATAGAGTCCGCAAGAAAAAAATATCCAGAAAAAGAAGTGGTTGCAGTATTTCAACCACATACTTTTACAAGAACTCGCCAATTTATTGATGAATTCGCTGATAGCTTATCAGGTGCTGATCACGTGTACTTGTGCGATATTTTCGGCTCAGCTAGAGAAAAGTCAGGCTCACTTAAGATAGAAGACCTTCAATCGAAAATAGAAGGCTCGGAGTTACTGAATGAGGGCGATACAACAGTATTGAAAACTCATAAAGAAAGTGTCATTCTTTTTATGGGTGCTGGTGACATTCAGAAGTATCAAGAGGAATTCCAAAACTTAGCTTAA
- a CDS encoding nicotinate phosphoribosyltransferase yields the protein MKEFYKKQQGLIKRLTNETFKFDERIKEGWFSAVYFLKTKKIVEEHLADNVVTMQFFQKSDAVLCGSDEAIALLHTFAENPENLEIHALQDGDKIKPYEAVLTVKGPYQDFGFLEGIIDGILGRRTSVATNVYDVVKAGRTNGDQKPIIFMGDRDDHYTQQSGDGYAAYIGGSTAQATHAMNEWWGKKGIGTMPHALVQMFKGDIVAATRAYQETFPEDELIALVDYNNDVVADSLKVARYFGEELKGVRVDTSGQMVDKYFFRNQHIMGSFDPRGVNPQLIFALRHALDEEGFQHVKIVVSGGFTQEKIEKFESLHVPVDMYGVGSNLLRVNIGFTGDNVELNGEGEAKQGRKLNPNPRLEKVEYPNG from the coding sequence ATGAAGGAATTTTATAAAAAACAGCAGGGGTTAATCAAGCGTTTGACGAATGAAACGTTTAAATTCGATGAACGAATAAAAGAGGGTTGGTTTTCTGCAGTATATTTTTTGAAAACGAAAAAAATCGTAGAAGAACATTTAGCGGATAATGTCGTTACGATGCAATTCTTTCAAAAAAGTGATGCAGTCTTATGTGGGTCAGATGAAGCGATCGCTCTTCTACATACATTTGCTGAAAATCCTGAAAATCTTGAGATCCATGCTCTTCAGGATGGAGATAAGATTAAACCTTATGAAGCGGTCTTGACCGTGAAAGGACCTTATCAAGACTTCGGCTTTTTAGAAGGAATCATTGATGGGATTCTAGGACGACGTACTTCAGTCGCGACTAATGTTTACGACGTAGTTAAAGCTGGACGTACTAATGGGGATCAAAAACCGATCATTTTCATGGGTGACCGAGATGATCATTATACTCAGCAATCTGGCGATGGATACGCCGCTTACATCGGAGGATCAACTGCCCAAGCTACACATGCGATGAACGAATGGTGGGGTAAAAAGGGAATTGGTACAATGCCGCATGCTCTCGTTCAGATGTTCAAAGGGGATATTGTAGCTGCGACTAGGGCTTATCAAGAAACGTTCCCAGAAGATGAATTGATTGCATTAGTTGATTACAATAATGATGTTGTAGCAGATTCGTTGAAGGTCGCACGATATTTCGGAGAAGAGTTGAAAGGTGTACGAGTAGATACTTCTGGCCAGATGGTAGATAAGTATTTTTTCCGTAATCAACATATCATGGGTTCTTTTGACCCTCGCGGTGTTAATCCTCAGTTGATTTTTGCACTCAGACATGCCTTAGATGAAGAAGGTTTTCAGCATGTGAAGATTGTTGTAAGTGGAGGTTTCACTCAAGAAAAAATTGAGAAATTCGAATCCTTACATGTGCCGGTGGATATGTATGGTGTAGGGAGCAACTTGTTGAGAGTCAATATTGGATTTACGGGAGATAATGTAGAATTGAATGGAGAGGGAGAAGCAAAACAAGGACGTAAGTTGAATCCTAACCCTCGCTTAGAAAAAGTAGAGTATCCTAATGGTTGA
- the ytpR gene encoding YtpR family tRNA-binding protein, translating into MQIVYNPIGIGDVMLITLAQEEGNVKSERFQDVVRLTNEENGNVVGYNIFSLSSYFELEGNGTITPTENLMHHIDEVFYRNGVKDSLEVDLSPKFVVGYVKETEAHEDASKLKVCQVDVGDETLQIVCGAPNVAEGQKVVVAKVGAVMPSGMFIKESELRGVPSHGMICSAKELNLDGASEKKGILVLEDDKEVGEQFHI; encoded by the coding sequence ATGCAAATTGTATATAATCCTATTGGAATCGGTGATGTAATGCTCATCACTCTAGCTCAAGAAGAAGGAAATGTTAAAAGCGAGCGTTTTCAAGATGTTGTTCGATTGACTAATGAAGAAAATGGTAATGTCGTAGGGTACAACATTTTCTCACTTTCTTCTTACTTTGAATTAGAAGGAAATGGTACCATCACACCTACTGAAAATCTAATGCACCATATTGATGAAGTTTTTTACCGTAATGGTGTAAAAGATTCATTAGAGGTTGATTTGTCACCGAAGTTCGTAGTAGGTTATGTAAAAGAAACAGAAGCACACGAAGATGCTTCGAAATTGAAAGTTTGCCAAGTCGATGTAGGTGATGAAACCCTGCAAATCGTTTGCGGTGCCCCTAATGTTGCGGAAGGTCAAAAAGTCGTCGTCGCAAAAGTTGGTGCTGTGATGCCAAGTGGAATGTTCATTAAAGAGTCTGAATTGAGAGGTGTCCCTTCTCACGGAATGATATGTTCAGCTAAAGAACTGAATCTTGATGGAGCAAGTGAAAAAAAAGGAATTTTAGTTCTTGAAGATGATAAAGAAGTAGGCGAACAATTTCACATTTAA
- a CDS encoding DUF1444 domain-containing protein yields the protein MKMTSIKMKKILEERFSNEGWNTQFDRDEDTFRVEWQSTKQGVTISLPGLISKYENKGDQAVDEIENHIREALKIMDEEQTLEGKEEQIFPVIRSGSFPTESNNGDRLIYTDHTAETRVYYALDLGKSYRLIDEKMLEREGWEEGRVKEVATFNIRRLSTEMKKDEVAGNTFYFLSTNDGYDASRILNEALLEEMSAKSEGELAVGVPHQDVLIFVDIKNKSGYDVLAQIMMQFFADGRIPITSLPFLYEDQKLEPIFVLAKKKPEEDKE from the coding sequence ATGAAAATGACAAGTATTAAGATGAAAAAAATATTAGAAGAACGTTTCTCTAACGAGGGATGGAACACTCAATTCGATCGTGATGAGGATACATTCAGAGTTGAATGGCAAAGCACGAAGCAGGGGGTTACGATTTCACTTCCTGGCTTGATCAGTAAATACGAAAACAAAGGTGATCAAGCGGTTGATGAGATTGAGAATCATATTCGCGAAGCTTTGAAGATTATGGACGAGGAACAGACATTAGAAGGAAAAGAAGAGCAAATCTTTCCGGTGATTCGTTCAGGGTCTTTCCCTACGGAGTCAAATAACGGAGATCGTCTGATTTACACTGATCATACTGCAGAAACGCGTGTCTACTATGCGCTTGATTTAGGTAAATCTTATCGTTTGATTGATGAAAAAATGTTGGAAAGGGAAGGCTGGGAAGAAGGACGAGTCAAAGAAGTGGCTACCTTCAATATCCGACGGTTATCAACTGAAATGAAAAAAGATGAAGTTGCTGGTAACACTTTTTATTTTCTATCAACCAATGATGGATACGATGCAAGTAGGATTTTAAACGAAGCACTCTTAGAAGAGATGAGTGCAAAGTCCGAAGGCGAGCTAGCTGTAGGCGTTCCCCATCAGGATGTCTTGATTTTCGTTGATATAAAAAATAAATCAGGATATGATGTATTAGCACAGATCATGATGCAGTTTTTCGCAGACGGAAGAATCCCTATAACATCGTTACCATTTTTATATGAGGACCAAAAACTCGAACCTATTTTCGTTTTAGCAAAAAAGAAACCAGAAGAAGATAAGGAGTAG
- a CDS encoding PTS transporter subunit IIC, whose translation MKAFLERKGVQLSFQAYAITALSYMALGLFASLITGVIIKTIGQEIPFINSITWLSEALINMGDFAIQPAIYGGAVGVAIAYGLKAPPLVMFSALFAGAYGAQFEGGGPAGAFVASLIAIEIGKLVSGETKIDIIVTPMVTIFTGFLIASFISPSIAQFLTSFGEVINWATDLRPFIMGILVAALMGLALTAPISSAAIAIMLELEGIAAGAATVGCAAQMIGFAASSYRENGVSGLFSQGLGTSMLQIANIMKNPMILIPPTLTGMILAPVATVWLQMENNAYGAGMGTSGLVGPIMTFNTMGFSIEIVWAVLLLYIIAPAVLSLLVSEWMRKKNLIQYGDMKLQA comes from the coding sequence GTGAAAGCCTTTTTAGAAAGAAAAGGAGTTCAACTTTCATTTCAAGCTTATGCAATTACAGCGCTTAGCTATATGGCGCTTGGTTTGTTCGCTTCACTTATTACGGGGGTCATCATTAAGACGATTGGGCAAGAAATACCCTTTATCAATAGTATTACATGGTTAAGTGAGGCACTCATTAATATGGGTGACTTTGCTATACAGCCTGCAATATATGGTGGAGCTGTGGGAGTGGCTATTGCTTATGGTTTAAAAGCACCTCCATTAGTAATGTTCAGTGCCCTTTTTGCAGGAGCATATGGAGCACAGTTCGAAGGAGGCGGCCCTGCAGGAGCATTTGTGGCTTCACTTATTGCAATCGAAATAGGTAAATTAGTGAGTGGAGAGACAAAGATTGATATCATTGTCACGCCCATGGTCACTATTTTTACTGGTTTTTTGATTGCTTCATTTATCAGCCCTTCCATCGCTCAATTCTTGACTAGCTTCGGAGAGGTTATTAACTGGGCTACGGATTTACGTCCGTTCATCATGGGAATTTTAGTTGCTGCATTGATGGGGCTTGCTCTCACTGCACCAATTTCTAGTGCAGCTATAGCCATTATGTTAGAACTTGAAGGAATTGCAGCTGGTGCTGCTACTGTAGGGTGTGCAGCCCAAATGATTGGTTTCGCTGCTAGTAGTTATAGAGAAAACGGAGTCAGTGGTCTTTTCTCACAAGGCCTTGGAACATCTATGCTTCAAATTGCCAACATCATGAAAAATCCAATGATCTTGATTCCACCAACCCTTACAGGAATGATACTTGCTCCAGTAGCGACTGTTTGGTTACAAATGGAAAACAATGCTTATGGAGCTGGTATGGGAACTAGTGGGTTAGTAGGACCAATTATGACTTTCAATACAATGGGCTTTTCAATAGAAATAGTTTGGGCAGTTTTATTACTTTACATCATTGCCCCTGCGGTATTAAGTTTATTGGTTTCTGAATGGATGCGTAAGAAGAACCTCATCCAATATGGAGATATGAAACTTCAAGCATAA
- a CDS encoding YtoQ family protein, translated as MSLSVYLAGQIHDDWRDELKEKAKVKNLDIKFYGPQENHDLSDDIGEKILGQQPGAFYRDDAASSINNFRTSIMMQKSDAVIALFGEKYKQWNTAMDAGIAIGQNKPLILVRPESLIHPLKELSNQATATVENLDQVIEILTYYFE; from the coding sequence ATGAGTTTATCTGTCTATTTAGCTGGTCAAATTCATGACGACTGGCGCGATGAATTAAAAGAAAAAGCTAAAGTCAAAAACCTTGATATTAAATTTTACGGTCCACAAGAAAACCACGATCTTTCAGATGATATTGGTGAAAAAATCCTAGGTCAACAACCGGGCGCATTTTACCGAGACGATGCAGCATCTAGTATAAACAATTTCAGAACAAGTATTATGATGCAGAAATCTGATGCTGTAATTGCATTGTTCGGTGAAAAATATAAACAGTGGAACACTGCCATGGACGCTGGAATCGCCATTGGCCAAAACAAGCCTCTGATCCTAGTGCGACCTGAATCATTGATTCATCCATTAAAGGAATTATCAAACCAAGCAACTGCCACGGTGGAAAACTTGGACCAAGTAATCGAAATTCTAACCTATTATTTCGAGTAA
- a CDS encoding M42 family metallopeptidase gives MNQETREMFKTLTELPGAPGNEHQVRQYMKGELEKYSDEVIQDRLGGVFGVRNGDGPKVMVAGHMDEVGFMVTQVTDNGMLRFQTLGGWWNQVMLAQRVQVITDEGPVDGVIGSIPPHNLTPEQRKKPMDVKNMLIDIGADDQEDVKRIGVRPGQPVVPVCPFTPMANEKKIMAKAWDNRYGCGLSIDLLKELHGKPLNNQLYSGATVQEEVGLRGAQAAANMIKPDIFFAMDASPANDMSGKKEEFGQLGKGALLRIFDRTMVTHRGMREFLLDTAETNNIPYQYFISQGGTDAGRVHISNEGVPSAVVGICSRYIHTSSSMIHIDDYAAAKELIVNLVQSIDQTTVDTIKNNG, from the coding sequence ATGAATCAAGAGACGAGAGAAATGTTCAAGACTTTGACTGAACTCCCTGGTGCGCCAGGTAACGAACATCAAGTTCGTCAGTATATGAAGGGAGAACTGGAAAAATACTCTGATGAAGTGATTCAAGATCGTTTAGGAGGAGTATTTGGTGTGCGTAATGGTGACGGACCCAAAGTAATGGTGGCTGGACATATGGATGAAGTCGGTTTCATGGTAACTCAGGTCACTGACAACGGGATGCTCCGTTTCCAAACGCTTGGTGGTTGGTGGAATCAAGTGATGCTGGCTCAGCGAGTTCAAGTAATCACAGACGAAGGTCCGGTTGATGGCGTCATTGGATCCATTCCTCCTCACAATTTAACTCCTGAACAACGTAAGAAGCCGATGGATGTCAAAAATATGCTGATTGATATTGGTGCTGATGATCAAGAAGACGTGAAGCGAATTGGCGTTCGTCCTGGTCAACCTGTGGTGCCTGTATGTCCATTTACTCCAATGGCTAATGAAAAGAAAATCATGGCTAAAGCATGGGATAATCGTTATGGTTGTGGACTTTCAATTGATTTATTAAAAGAATTGCACGGTAAGCCTTTGAATAATCAATTGTATTCTGGTGCAACTGTACAAGAAGAAGTTGGTTTACGGGGAGCTCAGGCCGCAGCGAATATGATCAAACCAGATATTTTCTTTGCGATGGATGCTTCACCTGCAAACGATATGAGTGGTAAGAAAGAAGAGTTCGGTCAATTAGGGAAAGGTGCTTTACTTCGAATCTTTGACCGCACGATGGTTACTCATAGAGGAATGAGAGAATTTTTATTAGACACGGCAGAAACGAATAACATTCCGTACCAATACTTCATTTCTCAGGGTGGAACAGATGCTGGACGGGTTCATATTTCCAATGAAGGTGTACCATCAGCAGTAGTGGGAATTTGTTCAAGATATATCCACACTAGTTCTTCGATGATTCACATTGATGATTATGCGGCGGCAAAAGAATTGATTGTGAACTTAGTACAATCTATTGATCAAACAACTGTAGACACCATAAAAAATAACGGATAA
- a CDS encoding PepSY domain-containing protein: MRWYKLIAPAAVGITVGTIIGKKVKDQWLVPEVALKRAKEVFKQDGPISGSWIIMEKENYSKSDENLLVYRGGVTRNVDGETTQYEFFVDATNGKLIESSKIG, encoded by the coding sequence ATGAGATGGTATAAGTTAATCGCACCTGCTGCTGTAGGTATTACAGTTGGTACTATTATCGGTAAAAAAGTAAAAGACCAATGGTTAGTACCTGAAGTAGCACTCAAAAGGGCGAAAGAAGTCTTTAAACAAGATGGCCCGATCAGTGGTTCATGGATCATTATGGAGAAGGAAAACTACTCTAAAAGTGATGAGAATTTGCTTGTCTATCGAGGTGGAGTCACTCGAAATGTCGATGGAGAAACAACACAATATGAGTTCTTTGTCGATGCAACGAACGGTAAATTAATTGAAAGCAGTAAGATAGGTTAA
- a CDS encoding YtnP family quorum-quenching lactonase, which produces METMTIGRAKLTWLNGGVTHMDGGAMFGVVPRPLWSKKYPSNENNQIELRTDPILLQLDDKNYLIESGIGKGKFSEKQLRNYGVFEESKLDQSLAEVGLKAEDIDEVLMTHLHFDHACGLTKYENNELVSTFPNATIHVSQTEWDEMRNPNMRSKNTYWEENWKPVKEQVVPFDQEIEVADGLRMIHTGGHSDGHCVIKFDDGEDKFIHMADLMPTHGHQNPLWVLAYDDFPVTSVHVKKELQDEAYSSNRWFIFYHDAIYRALKFDDEKKIAESVEREQYPYE; this is translated from the coding sequence ATGGAAACTATGACAATTGGACGAGCTAAACTGACTTGGTTAAATGGTGGGGTCACTCATATGGATGGCGGAGCTATGTTTGGTGTTGTTCCAAGACCATTATGGAGTAAGAAGTATCCTAGTAACGAAAATAATCAAATTGAACTTCGTACAGATCCTATTCTTTTGCAGTTAGATGATAAAAACTATTTGATCGAATCTGGTATTGGCAAAGGTAAGTTTAGTGAAAAGCAGCTAAGGAACTATGGAGTTTTTGAAGAATCAAAATTGGATCAGTCTTTGGCTGAAGTAGGATTGAAGGCGGAAGATATTGATGAGGTTCTTATGACTCATTTACACTTTGATCATGCTTGTGGACTGACTAAATATGAAAATAATGAGTTGGTCTCCACGTTCCCGAATGCAACGATTCATGTTTCCCAGACTGAATGGGATGAAATGAGAAATCCGAATATGCGATCGAAAAATACGTACTGGGAAGAAAACTGGAAGCCTGTTAAAGAGCAAGTTGTTCCATTTGACCAAGAAATTGAAGTGGCTGATGGTTTGCGCATGATCCATACAGGGGGACATAGTGATGGGCACTGTGTCATCAAATTCGATGATGGTGAAGATAAATTCATTCATATGGCAGACTTGATGCCTACACATGGTCATCAAAATCCATTATGGGTACTAGCTTATGATGATTTTCCTGTCACTAGTGTGCACGTGAAGAAAGAGTTGCAAGATGAGGCATATTCATCAAATCGTTGGTTTATCTTTTATCATGATGCCATTTATAGAGCGCTTAAATTCGATGACGAGAAGAAAATTGCTGAAAGTGTTGAGAGAGAACAATATCCTTATGAATAA
- the trmB gene encoding tRNA (guanosine(46)-N7)-methyltransferase TrmB: protein MRLRHKPWADDYIAESTHIVTPKPFEQKGEWNKVFDESQPLALEIGTGKGQFIAGMAEKNPSVNFIGMERAKSVIVSAIQKVDEAGVKNARLIHENAKDLREMFGSNEVDTIYLNFSDPWPKTRHEKRRLTFHTFLEQYKDVLKPDGEVILKTDNQHLFEYSLVSFSQYGMKLEEVVLDLHALDDETNVMTEYEEKFSNKGQRIYRCIAKFQ, encoded by the coding sequence ATGAGATTAAGACACAAGCCTTGGGCAGATGATTACATTGCTGAGAGCACACACATTGTTACTCCTAAACCTTTTGAACAAAAAGGGGAATGGAATAAAGTATTCGACGAGAGTCAGCCCCTAGCTTTGGAAATAGGCACTGGGAAAGGGCAATTTATCGCTGGTATGGCTGAGAAGAACCCTAGTGTGAACTTTATCGGAATGGAGCGCGCAAAAAGTGTTATTGTGAGCGCAATCCAAAAGGTGGATGAAGCAGGTGTGAAAAATGCTCGGCTCATACACGAAAACGCTAAAGATTTAAGAGAGATGTTCGGTTCCAATGAAGTGGATACGATCTATCTAAATTTTTCAGATCCGTGGCCGAAAACTAGACATGAGAAAAGACGACTTACGTTCCATACATTTTTAGAACAATATAAGGATGTTCTGAAACCAGATGGGGAAGTTATCTTAAAAACAGATAATCAACACCTTTTCGAATATTCGCTAGTGAGCTTTTCGCAGTATGGCATGAAATTGGAAGAGGTTGTATTGGATTTGCATGCTCTAGACGATGAAACCAATGTGATGACTGAATATGAAGAAAAATTCTCTAATAAAGGACAAAGAATTTATCGATGTATAGCTAAGTTTCAATAA
- a CDS encoding phosphotransferase family protein — protein sequence MEHILGPEWSIHPAGGTSGEAYVAKSPEEKLFLKRNSSPFLAILSAEGIVPKLMWTKRLANGDVITAQKWLEGRVLRKSEMKSNLVTEMLSKIHHSTEILDLFMRMGKEPFEPSGLLFNLMKRCEQLELMDRSFITETLEYLSSSLKYVENQSKVVCHADINHENCLYAEDENLYLIDWDQAVIADPAMDLSMILDQYVPREQWGSWLKEYGHDMTENLLERIRWYKLAHSISNYIWHLERKQLEKLNEVEENLKRQTNITA from the coding sequence ATGGAACATATACTTGGTCCTGAATGGTCCATTCATCCCGCAGGAGGTACATCTGGCGAAGCATATGTCGCTAAAAGTCCAGAAGAGAAATTATTTTTAAAACGAAATTCTTCACCTTTCTTAGCGATTTTGTCAGCTGAAGGCATAGTGCCTAAACTTATGTGGACTAAGCGCTTAGCAAATGGTGATGTCATAACGGCTCAAAAATGGCTTGAAGGCCGTGTGCTGCGCAAGAGTGAGATGAAATCGAATCTAGTGACTGAAATGTTAAGCAAAATCCATCACTCTACTGAAATTCTTGATTTATTTATGAGAATGGGAAAAGAGCCTTTTGAGCCCTCAGGTTTACTTTTTAATTTGATGAAGCGATGCGAACAATTGGAATTAATGGACAGAAGCTTCATTACTGAGACATTAGAGTACCTTTCAAGCTCTTTAAAATATGTTGAAAACCAGTCAAAGGTTGTTTGTCATGCAGACATCAATCATGAGAATTGCTTATATGCCGAGGATGAAAACCTCTATTTGATTGACTGGGATCAAGCAGTTATCGCTGACCCAGCAATGGATTTGAGTATGATTCTTGACCAGTATGTACCTCGTGAACAGTGGGGAAGCTGGCTTAAGGAATATGGTCACGATATGACTGAAAACCTGTTGGAGAGAATCAGATGGTACAAGTTGGCTCATTCAATTTCAAACTACATTTGGCACCTCGAAAGAAAACAACTAGAGAAACTGAATGAAGTGGAAGAAAACTTGAAACGACAGACAAATATAACAGCTTAA